A window of Planctomycetota bacterium contains these coding sequences:
- a CDS encoding NAD(P)H-hydrate dehydratase, with product MPGLPPRRPETHKGDYGTVLVVAGSPGMTGAAYLAAEAAYRAGAGLVVLACPERVADILSIKHTCGIVRPFPPRAAARRVLAEAARSTAAVIGPGLSRDPAAVRLVRELVARLEIPFVLDADGLNAFEGRAELLARARAPRILTPHPGEAARLLGRTAGDVQADREGTARELARRLGGIAVLKGHGTLVTDGRRLFRNRTGNPGMATGGSGDVLAGVLGALLGQKIEPFEAACLGVEVHGRAGDLGARDLGEVSLMATDLLAYLPRAFLGKERKSSGRGIP from the coding sequence ATGCCCGGCCTGCCTCCGCGCCGTCCCGAGACGCACAAGGGAGATTACGGCACGGTGCTCGTCGTGGCCGGCTCTCCGGGCATGACGGGGGCGGCCTATCTTGCGGCGGAAGCGGCCTACCGGGCGGGCGCGGGACTCGTCGTCCTGGCCTGCCCCGAGCGGGTGGCCGACATTCTTTCGATCAAGCACACCTGCGGCATTGTGCGGCCCTTTCCTCCGCGGGCGGCGGCCCGCCGGGTCCTGGCCGAGGCGGCTCGGAGCACGGCGGCGGTGATCGGCCCGGGGCTCTCGCGCGATCCCGCCGCCGTCCGCCTGGTCCGGGAACTCGTCGCGCGGCTCGAGATCCCCTTCGTTCTCGACGCCGACGGCCTGAACGCCTTCGAGGGCCGCGCGGAACTTCTGGCCCGCGCCCGCGCGCCGCGGATCCTCACGCCGCATCCGGGCGAGGCGGCCCGCCTCCTGGGGCGCACCGCCGGGGACGTCCAGGCGGACCGGGAGGGAACCGCGCGTGAGCTGGCGCGCCGCCTTGGCGGGATCGCCGTCCTCAAAGGGCACGGAACGCTCGTGACGGACGGCCGGCGGCTCTTCCGGAACCGGACCGGGAACCCCGGAATGGCGACGGGAGGATCGGGAGACGTCCTGGCGGGGGTTCTCGGAGCGCTTCTGGGCCAGAAGATCGAGCCCTTCGAGGCCGCCTGCCTGGGCGTCGAGGTGCACGGCCGGGCGGGGGATCTGGGGGCGCGGGATCTCGGCGAAGTTTCCCTGATGGCGACGGACCTCCTGGCGTACCTGCCGCGGGCGTTTCTGGGTAAGGAAAGAAAGAGCTCCGGGCGTGGAATTCCTTGA
- the groES gene encoding co-chaperone GroES, whose protein sequence is MASLKPLRDKVVVERSEAEERTAGGIVLPDTAKDKPKQGTVIAVGPGRLLENGEVKPLEVKKGDRVLFGGFAGTEVKLNGKEYLILSENEILAVVG, encoded by the coding sequence ATGGCGTCGCTTAAGCCTTTGCGGGACAAGGTGGTGGTGGAGCGCAGCGAGGCGGAGGAGCGCACGGCGGGAGGAATCGTGCTGCCCGATACCGCCAAGGACAAGCCCAAGCAGGGGACGGTCATCGCGGTGGGGCCGGGGCGGCTTCTGGAGAACGGCGAGGTCAAGCCCCTGGAGGTGAAGAAGGGGGACCGGGTGCTCTTCGGCGGGTTCGCCGGGACCGAGGTGAAGCTCAACGGCAAGGAGTACCTGATCCTGAGCGAGAACGAGATTCTGGCGGTGGTCGGATAG
- a CDS encoding macro domain-containing protein: MKTRLRMIRGDITQVEADAIVNSANNDLVLGGGVSGAIRRAAGPEVQEECHRIGTIPLGTAAVTSAGQLKAKWIIHAAVNPLGLWADAKSVRHAARAALQKADELRCRTIAFPAIGTGAGALPVERCADILIEETLRHCGSGASGLEEVMFVLYDEKPFQIFEERFKQKVPPEFGGPEAPPPAEPLSPAAPKGETSPPPAR, from the coding sequence ATGAAAACCCGGCTCCGCATGATCCGAGGCGACATCACGCAGGTCGAAGCCGACGCCATCGTCAACTCGGCCAATAACGACCTGGTGCTCGGAGGAGGCGTTTCGGGAGCCATCCGCCGAGCCGCCGGTCCGGAGGTGCAGGAGGAGTGCCACCGGATCGGAACGATTCCGCTCGGGACGGCGGCCGTCACCTCGGCGGGACAACTCAAAGCCAAGTGGATCATCCACGCGGCGGTGAATCCGCTGGGCCTCTGGGCGGACGCCAAGTCGGTGCGCCACGCCGCGCGCGCGGCGCTTCAGAAGGCGGACGAGCTTCGGTGCCGCACGATCGCCTTCCCCGCCATCGGCACGGGGGCGGGGGCGCTGCCCGTCGAGCGCTGCGCGGACATCCTGATCGAAGAGACGCTCCGCCACTGCGGCTCGGGGGCGTCGGGGCTCGAGGAAGTGATGTTCGTGCTCTACGACGAGAAGCCGTTCCAGATCTTCGAGGAGCGTTTCAAGCAGAAGGTGCCGCCGGAGTTCGGCGGACCCGAGGCGCCTCCCCCCGCGGAGCCGCTGAGCCCCGCGGCGCCCAAGGGCGAGACGTCCCCTCCCCCGGCGCGCTGA
- a CDS encoding Rieske (2Fe-2S) protein — MERDEQPGTSRRDFLGAACALSACATCALSAVPVARYLAPLPEARLSGPVDVGPDDIPEGGFKAIEKGAIPLLIIRAGGKLTAVNATCTHLACLVKWDEKSGLIRCPCHSATFRPDGTGPTTPAARELQAFPVRSEKGRLVVVF; from the coding sequence GTGGAACGCGACGAGCAGCCGGGAACGAGCCGCCGGGACTTCCTGGGCGCGGCGTGCGCTCTCTCCGCGTGCGCAACCTGCGCCCTGAGCGCCGTGCCGGTGGCCCGCTATCTGGCTCCCCTCCCCGAAGCGCGCCTCTCGGGGCCCGTCGACGTGGGGCCGGACGACATCCCCGAAGGCGGCTTCAAGGCGATCGAGAAAGGCGCGATCCCCCTGCTCATCATCCGCGCGGGAGGCAAACTTACCGCGGTCAATGCCACCTGCACGCACCTGGCGTGTCTGGTGAAGTGGGATGAGAAGAGCGGCCTGATCCGGTGCCCCTGCCACAGCGCCACCTTCCGTCCGGACGGGACCGGACCGACGACACCGGCGGCGCGGGAGCTTCAGGCGTTCCCGGTGCGCTCGGAGAAGGGTCGTCTGGTCGTGGTCTTCTGA
- the murC gene encoding UDP-N-acetylmuramate--L-alanine ligase: MKIHFVGIGGIGMSGLAKILLVRGHRITGSDLRPCSFPGAVAGHDARNVPPDAEQVVRSAAVRDDNPEIVEARRRGLPVLKYAEMVGQLTREKQTIAVAGCHGKTTTTAMVAYVLSRAGFGPTFLCGGVIPQLGSNAAPGPGKHLVVEACEYDRSFLHYTPACAVITNIEEDHLDYYKDLAEIVSAFREFAGKSTGPVIASLDNPPAASILKELKGKGESFSLSQDADWRARNIEVRDGRWTFDALKYGRPYGSYTLSVAGVHNVANALAALAAATWAGVGQEIVQVALSEFTGAERRFQLLGERRGALVVDDYGHHPTEIQATLRAARERFPDRKIWCVFQPHQASRTRIFLKEFARSFGDAHVVLLPEIYEAREQNGAPKISSADLAKAVAEQGKPALYLPTFDEVLAFLREKATPDCLILTMGAGDVGEIARRFLAEAG; encoded by the coding sequence ATGAAGATTCACTTTGTCGGGATCGGCGGCATCGGCATGAGCGGGCTGGCCAAGATCCTGCTCGTGCGGGGGCATCGGATCACGGGGAGCGATCTCCGGCCGTGCTCGTTCCCCGGGGCGGTCGCGGGCCACGACGCGCGCAACGTCCCGCCGGACGCCGAGCAGGTGGTGCGGTCGGCGGCGGTGCGGGACGACAATCCCGAAATCGTCGAGGCGCGCCGCCGGGGGCTGCCCGTCCTGAAGTACGCCGAGATGGTGGGGCAGCTGACGCGGGAGAAGCAGACGATCGCCGTGGCCGGCTGCCACGGCAAGACCACGACCACCGCGATGGTGGCGTATGTCCTGTCGCGGGCGGGCTTCGGGCCGACGTTCCTTTGCGGAGGGGTGATTCCGCAGCTCGGCTCCAACGCCGCGCCGGGGCCGGGGAAGCACCTAGTCGTCGAGGCCTGCGAGTACGACCGGTCGTTTCTGCACTACACGCCCGCCTGCGCGGTGATCACGAACATCGAGGAGGACCATCTCGACTATTACAAGGACCTGGCGGAGATCGTCTCGGCGTTCCGCGAGTTCGCCGGAAAGTCCACAGGGCCGGTGATCGCGTCGCTGGACAATCCGCCGGCGGCGTCGATCCTGAAGGAGCTCAAGGGGAAGGGGGAGAGTTTTTCTCTTTCCCAGGACGCCGACTGGCGGGCGCGGAACATCGAGGTGCGCGACGGCCGCTGGACGTTCGACGCGCTCAAGTACGGACGTCCGTACGGGAGCTACACGCTTTCGGTGGCGGGGGTCCACAACGTGGCCAACGCGCTGGCGGCGCTGGCGGCGGCGACGTGGGCGGGGGTGGGGCAGGAGATCGTCCAGGTGGCGCTTTCGGAGTTCACGGGGGCGGAACGGCGGTTTCAGCTTCTGGGGGAGAGGCGGGGGGCGCTCGTCGTGGACGACTACGGGCACCATCCCACGGAGATTCAGGCCACGCTGCGGGCGGCGCGCGAGCGGTTTCCGGACCGCAAGATCTGGTGCGTCTTCCAGCCGCATCAGGCCTCGCGGACGCGGATTTTTCTCAAGGAATTCGCCCGCTCGTTCGGGGATGCCCACGTCGTGCTCCTGCCGGAGATCTACGAGGCGCGGGAACAGAACGGCGCGCCGAAGATTTCGAGCGCGGATCTGGCCAAGGCGGTGGCGGAGCAGGGCAAACCCGCGCTTTATCTTCCCACGTTCGACGAAGTTCTGGCCTTTCTTCGCGAAAAAGCCACGCCCGATTGCCTCATCCTGACGATGGGCGCCGGGGACGTCGGCGAGATCGCCCGTCGGTTCCTGGCCGAAGCCGGGTAG
- the ftsW gene encoding putative lipid II flippase FtsW, which produces MSRDAALLMVVVLALVAIGLVMLYSATGVTAEKSPRYQDGEYFLKRQLAWAAVALPCMFLLSRVPYRFWERWRWAILGLTVAGLVLVFVPGIGAKINAARRWIRIGGFQVQPSEMAKIGIAVFLAGFAAADPERLKRFFRGFLPACLALGIVAGLILIEPDVGTALFITLVMGLMLLVAGVRIFHGVPVAVAAAGLVAFYALTHTEHVERRLAEWGTGYQVTQSLLALGSGGWTGEGLGRGRAKLYFLPEAHSDFIFPILGEELGFVGAACTLLLYAALGILGYRIMRRAPDRFSFLLSFALTTYIILQAAVNVAVVTAAVPTKGIPLPFVSAGGSSLLFTTAGVGILAGIANAAEGEPCRAERGCGSFSPGAAPAGTSSPASLSLSTR; this is translated from the coding sequence ATGTCGCGCGACGCGGCGCTTCTCATGGTGGTCGTGCTGGCCCTGGTGGCGATCGGCCTGGTCATGCTCTACTCGGCCACGGGGGTGACGGCGGAGAAGTCGCCGCGGTACCAGGACGGCGAGTACTTCCTGAAGCGCCAGCTCGCCTGGGCGGCGGTGGCCTTGCCGTGCATGTTCCTGCTGTCCCGTGTGCCCTACCGGTTTTGGGAGCGCTGGCGGTGGGCGATCCTGGGTCTGACGGTGGCGGGACTGGTTCTCGTCTTCGTGCCGGGGATCGGAGCCAAGATCAACGCGGCGCGCCGCTGGATCCGGATCGGGGGATTCCAGGTCCAGCCGTCGGAGATGGCCAAGATCGGCATCGCCGTCTTCCTGGCGGGATTCGCGGCGGCCGATCCGGAGCGGCTGAAGCGCTTCTTCCGGGGATTCCTGCCGGCCTGCCTGGCGCTGGGGATCGTGGCGGGGCTGATCCTCATCGAGCCGGACGTGGGAACGGCGCTTTTCATCACGCTGGTCATGGGACTGATGCTGCTCGTGGCGGGAGTGCGGATTTTCCATGGAGTGCCCGTGGCGGTGGCCGCGGCGGGGCTCGTGGCGTTCTATGCGCTGACGCACACGGAGCACGTGGAACGGCGTCTGGCGGAGTGGGGGACCGGATACCAGGTGACCCAATCGCTCCTGGCGCTGGGGTCCGGGGGCTGGACGGGGGAGGGCCTCGGTCGCGGCCGGGCGAAGCTCTACTTTTTGCCGGAAGCGCATTCGGACTTCATCTTTCCGATTCTGGGGGAAGAACTGGGGTTCGTGGGGGCGGCGTGCACGCTGCTTCTCTATGCGGCCCTGGGGATCCTGGGATACCGCATCATGCGCCGGGCGCCGGACCGCTTCAGCTTCCTGTTGTCGTTCGCCCTGACGACCTATATAATTCTCCAGGCGGCGGTGAACGTGGCGGTCGTGACGGCCGCCGTGCCCACCAAGGGCATTCCGCTCCCCTTCGTGAGCGCCGGGGGGTCTTCCCTCCTTTTCACGACGGCGGGGGTGGGAATCCTGGCGGGCATCGCCAACGCCGCCGAGGGGGAACCATGTCGGGCGGAGAGGGGCTGCGGATCCTTTTCGCCGGGGGCGGCACCGGCGGGCACGTCTTCCCCGGCATCGCTCTCGCTCAGCACGCGGTAG
- a CDS encoding carboxypeptidase regulatory-like domain-containing protein, with translation MRTLAMMAAVAVALGASGDRRASAGTGGTTAQDGFAVTGNVKIKGDIPKRKKIRMDADPKCAALHAEPPLTEEVVADAQGNVQWAFVYVKKGLEGKKFEAPKTPVVIDQKGCQYHPHVLGIMVGQDLLIRNSDDLLHNIHALPFNNREFNFGQPQKGMEEKKQFTTPEIMVKVKCDIHPWMSAWVGVLEHPFHAVTGPDGNFKIEGLPAGKYTIEVWHEKYKAVSQEVEVKAATTVNFELTEKKE, from the coding sequence ATGCGTACGCTTGCGATGATGGCGGCCGTCGCGGTCGCGCTGGGCGCGTCCGGCGACCGGCGGGCGTCGGCCGGGACCGGCGGCACGACGGCCCAGGACGGCTTCGCGGTCACGGGCAACGTCAAGATCAAGGGCGACATCCCCAAGCGGAAGAAGATCCGCATGGACGCGGATCCGAAGTGCGCCGCGCTCCACGCGGAGCCTCCGTTGACGGAGGAGGTCGTGGCCGACGCCCAGGGCAACGTCCAGTGGGCGTTCGTCTACGTGAAGAAGGGGCTCGAGGGCAAGAAGTTCGAAGCGCCCAAGACCCCGGTCGTGATCGACCAGAAAGGGTGCCAGTATCACCCGCACGTTCTGGGAATCATGGTCGGACAGGATCTTCTGATCCGCAACAGCGACGATCTGCTCCACAACATCCATGCGCTGCCCTTCAACAACCGAGAGTTCAACTTCGGGCAGCCGCAGAAGGGGATGGAGGAGAAGAAGCAGTTCACCACGCCCGAAATCATGGTCAAGGTGAAGTGCGACATTCATCCGTGGATGAGCGCCTGGGTCGGGGTTCTCGAGCACCCCTTCCACGCGGTTACGGGTCCCGACGGCAACTTCAAGATCGAAGGCCTGCCCGCCGGCAAGTACACGATCGAAGTCTGGCACGAGAAGTACAAGGCGGTTTCCCAGGAGGTCGAAGTCAAGGCCGCCACGACCGTCAACTTCGAGCTGACGGAGAAGAAGGAGTAA
- a CDS encoding DUF420 domain-containing protein, which translates to MKEKALWALFVVLAACAVAAVLGLWLRRAARDRAPEFALVDAQGRPVTRRDLLGEVWVADFVFTRCRLTCPAMTSAMATLAERVPGARYVSFTVDPSHDTPEHLARWTATMGVAREGWLWLSGASEEEMGRIARGFLLPTGRAPETDSRMAILHSEKFVLVDRYGRIRGWYSVVDGLSLRRDEAALARLEQDLRRLLGERRLPVQKLPAVNAGFNAVSTLLLISGFVFIRKKRVGAHRACMVGALAASALFLAGYLAAHYYLGSTPYPRRDWTRPLYFAVLASHSVLAAFILPLAGITLYRAFRGDFERHRGIARWTLPLWLYVSVTGVAIYGMLYGVGG; encoded by the coding sequence ATGAAGGAAAAGGCGCTCTGGGCGCTCTTCGTCGTCCTGGCCGCCTGCGCGGTGGCGGCCGTTCTGGGGCTGTGGTTGCGCCGGGCGGCGCGCGACCGCGCGCCGGAGTTCGCGCTCGTGGACGCGCAAGGGCGGCCGGTGACGCGGCGCGACCTTCTCGGCGAAGTCTGGGTGGCGGACTTCGTCTTCACCCGCTGCCGGCTCACCTGTCCCGCCATGACGTCCGCGATGGCGACGCTGGCCGAGCGCGTGCCGGGGGCTCGGTACGTGTCCTTCACCGTCGATCCGTCGCACGACACTCCCGAGCATCTGGCCCGGTGGACCGCGACGATGGGCGTGGCCCGCGAGGGATGGCTTTGGCTCTCGGGGGCGTCGGAGGAGGAGATGGGGCGGATCGCGCGGGGCTTTCTCCTTCCGACGGGACGGGCCCCGGAAACCGACTCCCGCATGGCGATCCTGCACAGCGAGAAGTTCGTCCTCGTGGACCGCTATGGGCGGATCCGCGGCTGGTACTCGGTGGTGGACGGGCTTTCGCTGCGGAGGGACGAGGCGGCGCTGGCGCGGCTGGAGCAGGATCTGCGGCGCCTGCTGGGGGAGCGCCGGCTGCCCGTCCAGAAGCTGCCGGCGGTGAACGCCGGATTCAACGCCGTCAGCACGCTTCTGCTCATATCCGGATTCGTCTTCATCCGGAAGAAGCGTGTCGGAGCGCACCGGGCCTGCATGGTGGGGGCATTGGCGGCTTCGGCGCTCTTTCTGGCCGGGTATCTGGCGGCGCACTACTATCTGGGTTCGACGCCGTATCCGCGACGGGATTGGACGCGGCCGCTGTATTTCGCCGTTCTGGCGAGTCACTCGGTTCTGGCGGCGTTCATTCTGCCCCTGGCCGGGATCACCCTCTACCGGGCGTTTCGGGGCGACTTCGAGCGTCACCGGGGGATCGCCCGCTGGACGCTTCCCTTGTGGTTGTACGTCTCGGTGACGGGGGTGGCGATCTACGGGATGCTCTACGGCGTCGGCGGATAG
- a CDS encoding cytochrome bc complex cytochrome b subunit — protein MGRLRTWLEERLGLSSFARFGREQLYKPVPPHAESYAFTLGTAALVLFMTQVGSGILLALNYSSSMDRAYESVRRITHEIPGGWLIRSFHAWGAHTMVFVVLLHLGRVFWYGAYKKPRELTWLFGCALLLVTVTFGFTGYLLPMDQVSYWGTVVATESFMGLPLVGDTLGQMIRGGSRVSDATLSRFFIVHVLLLPAALVGLVAGHLYLVRRLGISTRRSVREEIGEGYEGIMAREGVPFARHLYREVTTVIVVLSLVVTLAVLFPFELGPKATPQSTPRGVKPEWYFLPVYQALKYFPKLAGLLVVNGAVALLFLLPFLDRNPERRPGRRRFLMAAAAAGLAATLALGILGFLSERRIGPWEFDIRGVPHRAAEGGR, from the coding sequence ATGGGTCGCCTGCGGACGTGGCTGGAGGAACGGCTGGGGCTTTCGTCGTTCGCCCGCTTCGGCCGGGAGCAGCTCTACAAGCCGGTTCCGCCGCACGCGGAGAGCTACGCCTTCACGCTGGGCACGGCGGCGCTCGTGCTCTTCATGACGCAGGTCGGAAGCGGCATCCTCCTGGCCCTCAACTACTCGAGCTCGATGGACAGGGCGTACGAGAGCGTGCGCCGGATCACGCATGAGATTCCCGGCGGCTGGCTCATCCGTTCCTTCCACGCCTGGGGGGCCCACACGATGGTCTTCGTGGTGCTCCTTCACCTCGGGCGGGTTTTCTGGTACGGGGCGTACAAGAAGCCGCGCGAGCTGACGTGGCTTTTCGGGTGCGCGCTTCTTCTCGTCACGGTCACGTTCGGGTTCACGGGGTACCTCCTGCCCATGGACCAGGTTTCCTACTGGGGCACCGTGGTGGCCACGGAGTCGTTCATGGGACTGCCCCTCGTGGGGGATACCCTGGGACAGATGATCCGCGGAGGCTCCCGGGTTTCGGACGCAACCCTGTCGCGTTTCTTCATCGTGCACGTGCTTCTCCTCCCGGCCGCTCTCGTCGGGCTCGTGGCGGGCCATCTCTACCTGGTGCGCCGCCTGGGCATCAGCACGCGCCGCAGCGTCAGGGAGGAGATCGGCGAGGGATATGAGGGGATCATGGCCCGGGAGGGCGTTCCCTTCGCGCGGCATCTCTACCGCGAGGTGACCACGGTCATCGTGGTCCTGAGCCTGGTGGTGACGCTGGCGGTGCTTTTCCCGTTCGAGCTGGGGCCCAAGGCCACCCCGCAGTCCACGCCCAGGGGAGTCAAGCCCGAGTGGTATTTCCTGCCCGTCTACCAGGCGCTCAAGTATTTCCCGAAGCTCGCGGGGCTTCTCGTGGTCAACGGAGCGGTGGCGCTTCTTTTTCTCCTGCCGTTTCTCGACCGCAATCCCGAGCGCCGGCCCGGGCGGCGGCGGTTCCTGATGGCGGCCGCCGCGGCGGGTCTGGCGGCGACGCTCGCGCTCGGAATCCTCGGGTTCCTTTCCGAGCGGCGGATCGGACCCTGGGAGTTCGACATCCGGGGCGTGCCGCACCGCGCGGCGGAGGGCGGCCGATGA
- the murG gene encoding undecaprenyldiphospho-muramoylpentapeptide beta-N-acetylglucosaminyltransferase, with amino-acid sequence MSGGEGLRILFAGGGTGGHVFPGIALAQHAVGSPVFWLCTSRAFDAAQLSKEGIPFEPLPSRRWSGLRGFLAPMARALRRAAARIREFRPDVVVGVGGYGTVPPVLAARALGVPYVLLEQNVRPGRANRFLAAGARRIYVQWAEAKAAFPGCGPRVRVTGSPLRRGMRRADRAEALRRFGLEEGRPTVAVVGGSQGAEALNRGVLAGLDGTADRIQLIHVAGAGRAEAVRSAYRERGARAVVCEFVADMDRLYSAADLVISRAGAMAIAEMAALEVPAVLVPIARSAGDHQRENARAAARTGGAIYLEEEECLRGGLAPILRRLVSGEPLFDNMRRRLRALARPEAARTILEDLGELFGG; translated from the coding sequence ATGTCGGGCGGAGAGGGGCTGCGGATCCTTTTCGCCGGGGGCGGCACCGGCGGGCACGTCTTCCCCGGCATCGCTCTCGCTCAGCACGCGGTAGGCTCGCCGGTCTTCTGGCTCTGCACCTCCCGGGCCTTCGACGCGGCGCAGCTTTCGAAGGAAGGAATCCCTTTCGAGCCTCTCCCGTCTCGCCGCTGGAGCGGCCTGCGCGGCTTCTTGGCGCCCATGGCGCGGGCGCTCCGGCGTGCCGCGGCGCGGATCCGCGAGTTCCGGCCGGACGTCGTTGTGGGCGTCGGGGGCTACGGAACGGTGCCGCCCGTCCTGGCGGCCCGGGCGCTCGGCGTGCCGTATGTGCTTCTGGAGCAGAACGTCCGTCCGGGGCGGGCCAATCGGTTCCTGGCCGCCGGGGCGCGGCGGATTTACGTCCAATGGGCCGAGGCGAAGGCCGCCTTTCCGGGGTGCGGCCCCCGCGTTCGGGTGACGGGGAGCCCCCTTCGCCGGGGGATGCGGCGCGCCGACCGGGCGGAGGCGCTGCGGCGATTCGGCCTGGAGGAAGGCCGGCCCACCGTGGCGGTCGTGGGAGGAAGCCAGGGAGCCGAGGCGCTCAACCGGGGCGTCCTGGCGGGATTGGACGGAACCGCCGACCGGATCCAGCTCATCCACGTGGCGGGGGCCGGACGGGCGGAAGCGGTGCGGTCGGCGTACCGGGAGCGCGGCGCCCGGGCGGTCGTGTGCGAGTTCGTGGCGGACATGGACCGCCTCTATTCGGCGGCGGACCTGGTGATCTCCCGGGCGGGGGCGATGGCGATCGCCGAGATGGCCGCGCTGGAGGTTCCGGCGGTTCTTGTTCCGATCGCCCGTTCCGCGGGCGATCATCAGCGGGAGAACGCCCGGGCGGCGGCGCGGACGGGGGGAGCGATCTATCTGGAGGAAGAGGAGTGCCTGCGCGGGGGGCTGGCCCCGATCCTCAGGAGACTTGTGTCGGGGGAGCCGCTCTTCGATAATATGAGGCGTCGCCTTCGCGCGCTGGCCCGTCCCGAGGCGGCGCGGACCATTCTGGAGGACCTGGGGGAGCTCTTCGGGGGATGA
- the groL gene encoding chaperonin GroEL (60 kDa chaperone family; promotes refolding of misfolded polypeptides especially under stressful conditions; forms two stacked rings of heptamers to form a barrel-shaped 14mer; ends can be capped by GroES; misfolded proteins enter the barrel where they are refolded when GroES binds) gives MAAKRIAFDQEAREAVRRGVRQLARAVKVTLGPRGRAVLLEKKWGAPVVSVDGVTVAKEIELKDAYENMGAQMVKEVASKTNDVAGDGTTTSVVLAEAIFEEGLKNVTAGANPIALKRGIDKAVEAVVAELKRLSKPVRLDDISEVRNVGTIAAGGDEEIGKMLAEAMQKVGKDGVITVEEGKGLETYVEWVEGMQFDKGYLSPYFVTEPEEMKCTLKDCYILIHEKKISAVKDLIPLLEKIAKTGKPLLIIAEEVEGDALATLVVNKLRGTLQVCAVKAPGYGDRRKAMLEDIAVLTGGKAIFEDLGIELEKVDISLLGRAKKVVVEKENTTIVEGAGDTKAIQGRIAQIKKEIETTTSDYDREKLQERLAKLAGGVAQINVCAATEVEMKEKKLRVEDALHATRAAVEEGILPGGGVALVRAAKALDKVKASGDDEKVGVDIIRRACEAPIRQIAQNSGVDGAIVIEKVRESKDATFGFNAETLEYGDMLKMGIIDPTKVVRSALQNAASVASLLLTTDAVIAEIPEKKPAAPPREAGMEDEF, from the coding sequence ATGGCTGCGAAGCGAATTGCGTTCGACCAGGAGGCGCGCGAGGCGGTCCGCCGCGGCGTGCGGCAGCTGGCCCGCGCCGTGAAGGTCACGCTCGGCCCGCGCGGCCGCGCGGTGCTCCTGGAGAAGAAGTGGGGCGCCCCGGTCGTCTCGGTCGACGGCGTCACGGTCGCCAAGGAGATCGAGCTCAAGGACGCCTACGAAAATATGGGCGCCCAGATGGTCAAGGAGGTCGCCTCCAAGACCAACGACGTGGCCGGCGACGGGACGACGACGTCCGTGGTGCTGGCCGAGGCCATCTTCGAGGAGGGCCTCAAGAACGTGACCGCCGGCGCCAACCCGATCGCCCTCAAGCGCGGGATCGACAAGGCGGTCGAGGCCGTCGTCGCCGAGCTCAAGCGGCTGTCCAAGCCGGTCCGGCTCGACGACATCTCCGAGGTCCGCAACGTCGGCACCATCGCCGCCGGCGGCGACGAGGAAATCGGAAAGATGCTCGCCGAGGCGATGCAGAAGGTGGGCAAGGACGGCGTCATCACCGTCGAGGAAGGCAAGGGCCTGGAGACCTACGTGGAGTGGGTCGAGGGCATGCAGTTCGACAAGGGGTACCTCTCCCCGTACTTCGTGACGGAGCCCGAGGAGATGAAGTGCACCCTGAAGGACTGCTACATCCTCATCCACGAGAAGAAGATCTCGGCGGTCAAGGATCTCATTCCGCTGCTCGAGAAGATCGCCAAGACGGGCAAGCCCCTCCTCATCATCGCGGAAGAGGTGGAAGGCGACGCCCTGGCGACGCTGGTCGTCAACAAGCTGCGCGGGACGCTCCAGGTCTGCGCCGTCAAGGCCCCCGGCTACGGCGACCGCCGCAAGGCCATGCTCGAGGACATCGCCGTCCTCACCGGAGGCAAGGCGATCTTCGAGGATCTGGGCATCGAGCTCGAGAAGGTGGATATCTCCCTCCTCGGCCGGGCCAAGAAGGTCGTCGTCGAGAAGGAGAACACCACGATCGTCGAAGGCGCCGGCGACACCAAGGCCATCCAGGGCCGGATCGCCCAGATCAAGAAGGAGATCGAGACGACGACCTCCGACTACGACCGCGAGAAGCTCCAGGAGCGCCTGGCCAAGCTCGCCGGCGGGGTGGCCCAGATCAACGTCTGCGCCGCCACCGAGGTGGAGATGAAGGAGAAGAAGCTCCGCGTCGAGGACGCGCTGCACGCCACCCGCGCCGCGGTGGAGGAAGGCATCCTGCCCGGCGGCGGCGTGGCCCTCGTGCGCGCGGCCAAGGCGCTCGACAAGGTCAAGGCCTCGGGCGACGACGAGAAGGTCGGCGTGGACATCATCCGCCGCGCCTGCGAGGCCCCCATCCGGCAGATCGCTCAGAACTCGGGCGTGGACGGCGCGATCGTCATCGAGAAGGTGCGCGAGTCCAAGGACGCCACCTTCGGCTTCAACGCGGAGACCCTGGAGTACGGCGACATGCTCAAGATGGGCATCATCGACCCCACCAAGGTCGTCCGCAGCGCCCTCCAGAACGCCGCGAGCGTCGCGTCGCTCCTGCTGACGACCGACGCCGTGATCGCCGAGATTCCGGAGAAGAAGCCCGCCGCGCCTCCGCGTGAAGCGGGCATGGAGGACGAGTTCTAG